One window of the Asticcacaulis sp. SL142 genome contains the following:
- a CDS encoding hydrolase, whose amino-acid sequence MTAKTGLDALLRPEDSIVVLIDHQPYQFAAVQSHDPTLVANNVIGLAKAARNFNVPTILTTVLGERGGHILKGLQDVFPDQTPIDRTFINTWQDARVVEAVKKTGRKQLVLAALWTEICLAMPAIQALGEGYDVFIVTDASGGVSVEAHNMAVHRMAAAGAVPMTWLAVAGEWQRDWARESTVPGVASILSDHGGASGIALAWEMQLLGLRS is encoded by the coding sequence GTGACTGCTAAAACTGGACTTGATGCGCTACTCCGCCCGGAAGACAGCATCGTCGTGCTGATCGATCATCAACCTTACCAATTCGCGGCCGTACAAAGCCATGACCCGACCTTGGTGGCTAATAACGTCATTGGTCTGGCCAAAGCCGCACGGAACTTCAATGTTCCGACTATCCTGACAACAGTTCTAGGCGAGCGTGGTGGCCACATTCTCAAAGGGCTGCAAGATGTGTTCCCGGATCAGACGCCGATCGACCGGACTTTTATAAACACCTGGCAGGACGCGCGGGTGGTTGAGGCTGTCAAGAAGACGGGTCGCAAGCAACTTGTCTTGGCGGCGCTGTGGACCGAAATATGTCTCGCCATGCCAGCGATCCAAGCCCTTGGGGAAGGTTATGACGTCTTTATCGTCACTGACGCGTCTGGTGGCGTTTCAGTTGAGGCACACAACATGGCCGTGCACCGTATGGCGGCGGCGGGTGCCGTGCCGATGACCTGGCTGGCCGTGGCAGGGGAATGGCAACGCGACTGGGCGCGGGAGTCCACCGTGCCAGGTGTGGCCAGTATTTTATCTGACCACGGTGGCGCCAGCGGCATTGCTCTAGCCTGGGAGATGCAACTCTTAGGCTTGCGCAGCTAG
- a CDS encoding aldehyde dehydrogenase family protein, with product MTDIKTYSYYAGGEWKGASGDKTFDVIEPYSGKLMSRVADCGGDETRAAIEAAHKAFPDWAAMAPTARAALFLKAAALYRSRMDEIADILSRETGSTISFARFQQTLVVENLEAAAAWVHHPRGETFPSDVPGRFSFSIRRPLGVVACFTPWNGANILSWRAALGPLAAGNTVVIKPSEFAPVSAGLMVALIAEEAGFPAGVINVVPHAPGGAGAISDAVFASDHVRCINLIGGVKTARILAERAGKTLKRSVLELGGYNPMIVLDDVDVDYAVRTAIFGAFFHQGQICMNTRKIIIQRNLLDTFLKKFVKRAGELPRGDPSNPKTLIGPLINVAAIQKVHQGIQEAVALGAKVEIGGTFEGQVYHPTILTNVPYEATISNEETFGPVVIVEPVDTVEDAIRVANRTSYGLVASILSGDSYRGLELAPRIQAGVVNVNTATVNDEARVPLGGVRDSGWGRTGPDCMNDFTDTIWINARHSANEAQYPF from the coding sequence ATGACTGATATCAAAACCTACTCGTATTACGCCGGCGGAGAATGGAAAGGCGCGTCTGGTGATAAGACCTTCGACGTGATCGAGCCCTATAGTGGCAAGTTGATGTCTCGCGTGGCGGACTGCGGGGGCGACGAAACCCGCGCGGCCATCGAAGCCGCCCACAAAGCGTTCCCGGACTGGGCTGCAATGGCCCCAACGGCACGAGCGGCCCTGTTCTTGAAGGCGGCGGCACTTTACCGAAGCCGAATGGATGAGATCGCGGATATCCTCTCGCGCGAGACCGGCAGCACAATCTCTTTTGCCCGCTTTCAACAAACGCTTGTCGTCGAGAACCTTGAGGCGGCGGCGGCGTGGGTTCATCATCCTCGCGGCGAGACCTTCCCGAGCGATGTTCCCGGTCGCTTCTCCTTCAGTATTCGTCGCCCCCTTGGTGTCGTCGCCTGCTTTACGCCCTGGAACGGTGCCAATATTCTCTCGTGGAGAGCCGCCCTTGGTCCCTTGGCAGCCGGCAATACTGTCGTCATTAAACCCTCAGAGTTTGCCCCCGTCTCTGCGGGGCTCATGGTGGCCTTGATTGCGGAAGAAGCCGGATTTCCTGCCGGCGTAATCAATGTCGTACCACACGCGCCCGGTGGCGCCGGTGCGATCTCCGACGCGGTGTTTGCTTCGGACCACGTCCGGTGCATCAATCTGATCGGCGGGGTAAAGACTGCCCGCATTCTCGCTGAACGGGCCGGTAAAACCCTTAAGCGCAGCGTTCTCGAACTGGGCGGATACAACCCCATGATTGTCCTTGATGACGTCGATGTCGACTACGCCGTACGGACGGCGATCTTCGGTGCCTTCTTCCATCAGGGCCAGATATGTATGAACACGCGCAAAATCATTATCCAGCGCAACTTGCTTGACACGTTCCTCAAGAAATTCGTCAAGCGTGCGGGTGAGCTCCCTCGCGGTGATCCCTCAAACCCCAAGACCTTGATCGGGCCGCTCATCAATGTTGCCGCTATCCAGAAGGTACACCAGGGTATTCAGGAAGCGGTGGCCTTGGGTGCCAAGGTCGAGATAGGCGGTACGTTCGAGGGGCAGGTCTACCATCCAACAATCCTGACCAACGTGCCCTATGAGGCGACGATTTCTAATGAAGAGACGTTCGGTCCGGTCGTAATCGTCGAGCCGGTTGATACGGTCGAGGATGCCATTCGGGTGGCCAACCGAACATCCTATGGTCTGGTCGCCTCCATCCTCAGTGGCGATAGCTATCGGGGTTTGGAACTGGCCCCTCGCATTCAGGCGGGCGTGGTCAATGTCAACACAGCGACAGTCAACGACGAGGCCCGAGTGCCTTTGGGCGGAGTCCGCGATAGCGGATGGGGACGGACGGGGCCCGATTGCATGAACGATTTCACCGACACAATCTGGATCAATGCCCGCCATAGCGCCAACGAAGCACAATATCCGTTCTGA
- a CDS encoding amidohydrolase family protein — translation MSLGKIDTHQHFFPKVYIEAVSMDVLAAQMPDKRAPQWTPEGAIAMMDANDIAEGILSVSSVPNIEDTAVVLRGCNEAAADLRARYPGRFGAFASLPLPDIDASLAEVAYALDTLKADGFIVFTSYAGNYLGDERFMPLWEELDRRAAVVLIHPNEPSYALPNVAPASVLEFPFETTRTATSLILAGVLTRFPGIRFILSHAGGTLPFLFPRISLCLQMMPGVIERIGDPATAFRAFYYYTALAAGPATFAALAKVADPQKITFGTDFPMAPAFGIEGFAKELVAMDIEGLSRAAIYRHNAARLIGRHISNQ, via the coding sequence ATGAGCTTGGGTAAAATCGACACGCACCAGCATTTTTTCCCGAAAGTCTATATAGAAGCGGTTAGTATGGATGTGTTGGCGGCGCAGATGCCAGATAAGCGCGCGCCTCAATGGACGCCAGAGGGCGCCATCGCAATGATGGACGCGAACGATATTGCTGAAGGCATTCTCTCCGTATCGTCCGTGCCGAATATAGAAGACACGGCCGTCGTGCTACGCGGTTGCAATGAGGCGGCAGCCGATCTGCGCGCGAGATATCCGGGTCGCTTCGGCGCGTTTGCCAGCTTGCCCTTGCCAGATATTGACGCAAGCCTTGCCGAGGTCGCATACGCTTTGGATACGCTTAAAGCCGACGGGTTCATTGTTTTCACAAGCTATGCCGGCAACTATCTTGGTGATGAGCGTTTTATGCCCTTGTGGGAAGAGCTTGATCGGCGCGCTGCCGTCGTTCTGATCCACCCTAATGAGCCGAGCTACGCCCTGCCAAACGTGGCGCCGGCGTCCGTGCTTGAGTTTCCATTTGAAACCACGCGGACGGCCACAAGCCTGATCCTTGCCGGGGTCCTGACACGCTTCCCAGGTATCCGGTTTATCCTGTCTCACGCCGGCGGGACTCTGCCCTTTCTGTTTCCCCGGATTTCGCTCTGCTTACAGATGATGCCAGGTGTCATCGAGCGGATCGGTGATCCGGCGACTGCATTTCGCGCTTTCTATTACTACACCGCGCTTGCGGCTGGTCCGGCGACCTTTGCGGCCTTAGCCAAGGTTGCAGACCCGCAAAAAATCACTTTCGGAACGGACTTTCCGATGGCGCCTGCGTTCGGGATTGAGGGTTTTGCCAAAGAACTTGTGGCGATGGATATCGAGGGATTATCGCGCGCGGCAATTTACAGGCACAATGCGGCACGACTGATTGGACGACATATCTCAAACCAATGA
- a CDS encoding DoxX family membrane protein, with protein sequence MPFTKLNPAVGRVMIALLFLISGLGKIAAPEATQGYIASVGLPFPALAYFGALAAELGGGLLLLIGYRTRIVALGMAGFTLATALFFHNNFADQNQMIHFLKNIAIMGGLLQAYAFGAGAYSIDSRRPTAESLFTRSLDTFLAKDMKGWAALCDENVVAEFPFAPAGSPTRIEGREALYEYLRNYPDVIDVRSIPTRKIYTTSDPNVAIAEWSVSGRVIRNGNPYEMSYATFVTFRNGLIVNYREYWNPQVFLAALGGDKF encoded by the coding sequence ATGCCCTTCACAAAACTTAACCCGGCCGTCGGACGCGTCATGATCGCGCTATTGTTCCTGATAAGCGGCCTTGGCAAGATCGCGGCGCCTGAAGCCACGCAGGGCTACATCGCCTCAGTTGGTCTGCCATTTCCTGCTCTGGCCTACTTCGGGGCCCTCGCCGCCGAACTTGGGGGCGGTCTTCTGCTGCTGATCGGATATCGAACGCGCATTGTCGCTCTGGGTATGGCCGGCTTCACGCTAGCGACCGCTTTGTTTTTCCACAACAACTTCGCGGATCAAAATCAGATGATCCACTTCCTGAAAAACATCGCGATCATGGGTGGTTTGCTTCAGGCCTATGCCTTTGGTGCTGGCGCCTACAGCATCGACAGCCGGCGACCAACGGCGGAGAGCCTTTTTACGCGGAGTCTCGATACCTTCCTGGCCAAAGATATGAAGGGGTGGGCCGCGCTGTGTGACGAAAATGTGGTCGCCGAATTTCCTTTTGCGCCTGCAGGTTCGCCCACACGTATCGAAGGTCGTGAGGCGCTATACGAGTATCTGCGGAATTACCCAGATGTGATCGACGTGCGGTCGATCCCGACGCGAAAAATTTACACGACGAGTGATCCCAATGTGGCGATTGCTGAATGGAGTGTGTCAGGGCGTGTGATCCGCAACGGCAACCCCTACGAAATGAGCTATGCAACCTTTGTCACCTTCCGGAATGGCCTGATCGTGAATTACCGCGAATACTGGAACCCGCAGGTATTTCTGGCCGCGCTTGGCGGAGACAAGTTTTAA
- a CDS encoding alpha/beta hydrolase produces the protein MTDQPPKTSRQTTRRFHIPETISGEAATALTEMYGLLSQAPESTPPVSLSDWDERNTLAKQGFEPLSQATAQRLQIETIKDVIGGVPVLRIRPPDYAPSPVRLIYTHGGAYTMFSAETPLMLPALMAVESGCEVISIDYTLAPQLRWQGVTDQVLAVWRALLADGMDSERTGLFGDSAGGGLAAGSVLKMRDAGLPLPGALYLVSPWSDITATGDSVTTLADFDPILTSEVLSWSAAAYADATDQTHPYVSPVYGDYSKPFPPTLIQVGTREIFLSHAVRHYQAIRFGGHDAVLDVYEGMPHVHQAMLPFSPESMTATLRASEFLARHLKV, from the coding sequence ATGACGGATCAACCGCCCAAGACCAGCCGACAGACCACTCGTCGATTTCACATCCCCGAGACCATCTCTGGCGAGGCCGCGACAGCCCTTACAGAGATGTACGGTTTGTTATCTCAGGCGCCTGAAAGCACGCCGCCGGTGTCGCTTTCAGATTGGGATGAGCGAAATACGCTGGCAAAGCAGGGATTTGAACCTCTTTCGCAAGCCACCGCGCAGCGACTTCAAATCGAAACCATCAAGGACGTTATCGGTGGGGTGCCAGTCCTGCGAATTCGGCCACCAGATTATGCGCCAAGCCCTGTTCGCCTGATCTACACCCATGGCGGCGCTTATACAATGTTCTCGGCAGAAACCCCGCTTATGCTTCCGGCGCTGATGGCGGTGGAGTCTGGGTGCGAGGTCATCTCAATTGACTACACTTTGGCTCCACAGTTGAGATGGCAAGGGGTGACGGATCAGGTTCTCGCGGTCTGGCGGGCTTTGCTGGCGGATGGCATGGACTCTGAGCGCACGGGATTGTTTGGCGATTCAGCCGGAGGCGGATTGGCGGCGGGCTCAGTGCTCAAAATGCGAGATGCAGGCTTACCGCTTCCGGGCGCGCTTTACCTTGTCTCCCCATGGTCCGACATAACCGCCACCGGTGACAGCGTGACCACCCTGGCGGACTTCGATCCGATCCTTACAAGTGAAGTTCTATCGTGGTCGGCGGCGGCTTATGCGGATGCGACTGACCAGACCCATCCGTATGTGTCGCCGGTATACGGTGACTATTCAAAACCGTTTCCCCCTACCCTGATCCAGGTCGGCACACGGGAAATTTTTCTCAGCCACGCCGTCAGACATTATCAGGCGATCCGCTTCGGAGGCCACGACGCAGTTCTGGATGTCTATGAGGGTATGCCTCACGTTCATCAGGCCATGCTCCCGTTTTCACCCGAAAGTATGACGGCAACACTACGCGCCAGCGAGTTTCTAGCCCGCCACCTTAAAGTCTGA
- a CDS encoding GMC family oxidoreductase, with amino-acid sequence MVSGPAIAATKDAANYDVIIVGGGSAGATLANRLSQTPATRVLLIEAGKAYQPEAYPDVVRSQKIVGGDPAHDWGFASEPGWAGKPEPIPRGKVLGGSSAVNGAVAMRAHAGDFERWARNGLPNWSHAEALPFYKRMERTSHGDDALHGRDGPWPIHQLGWEEISDMQRVFVQSAEVAGYKRVSDFNGADPFGAGPYPMNTRIGDRLNTGMTFLSRGVRARKNLTIKSETLVDKVEFDKGKAVAVRLATGERVTADKIVLAGGAFGSATILLRSGVGPAKDLKALKIPVVADLPVGTRLQDHPFFYATYAAYPEKLGLPSPPIGAILWAKSSLALPEDLDIHVTAVHFGDPAMSPTGGIFVLGVANTRPQARGYVKLRDTNPNSAPLIALNLLGEAEDRTRIMDGIDIVRKVVTNGPLSEIIASELLPGPSVQDRTALEKVLPVGLASYGHPTSTAPMGGDKDPHAVLDWQGRVRGVKNLWVADASIFPDVPSVATNPTVIMAAERISDWILG; translated from the coding sequence GTGGTATCGGGGCCAGCAATCGCCGCGACCAAAGACGCTGCCAACTACGATGTCATCATCGTCGGCGGCGGGTCTGCCGGGGCGACGCTTGCCAATCGTCTGAGCCAGACACCTGCAACGCGGGTTTTGCTCATCGAGGCCGGTAAAGCCTATCAGCCAGAAGCCTATCCCGACGTGGTGCGCAGCCAAAAGATCGTCGGCGGTGACCCGGCGCACGATTGGGGGTTTGCCTCAGAACCCGGTTGGGCGGGAAAGCCAGAACCGATCCCCCGCGGCAAGGTGTTAGGGGGCTCATCGGCGGTCAATGGTGCGGTGGCGATGCGCGCGCACGCCGGCGATTTTGAGCGTTGGGCACGAAACGGATTGCCCAACTGGAGTCATGCCGAGGCGCTTCCTTTCTACAAACGCATGGAACGGACAAGCCATGGTGACGACGCGCTTCATGGACGCGATGGGCCTTGGCCTATCCATCAGTTGGGTTGGGAAGAAATTTCGGACATGCAGCGGGTCTTCGTCCAATCTGCCGAGGTTGCTGGCTATAAGCGCGTGAGCGACTTTAACGGCGCCGACCCGTTTGGCGCCGGGCCTTATCCGATGAACACCCGAATTGGTGATCGCCTCAATACCGGCATGACCTTTTTGTCGAGGGGTGTGCGAGCGCGCAAGAATCTCACCATCAAATCGGAAACCCTCGTCGATAAGGTTGAGTTCGATAAGGGCAAGGCAGTGGCGGTGCGTTTGGCCACGGGTGAACGCGTCACCGCAGATAAGATCGTCCTCGCAGGCGGTGCGTTTGGGTCAGCCACGATTCTGCTGCGTTCCGGCGTTGGGCCTGCGAAAGACTTAAAAGCCCTGAAAATCCCTGTTGTCGCCGACCTCCCCGTCGGCACACGCCTTCAGGATCACCCTTTCTTTTATGCCACCTATGCGGCCTACCCGGAAAAACTCGGCCTGCCCTCCCCGCCGATTGGCGCGATCCTTTGGGCCAAGTCGTCACTGGCGCTACCGGAAGATCTCGACATCCACGTGACGGCCGTGCACTTCGGCGACCCCGCCATGTCACCAACCGGCGGTATTTTCGTGCTTGGCGTGGCCAATACCCGCCCTCAGGCCCGCGGTTACGTCAAGCTGAGGGATACAAACCCGAACTCGGCACCGCTCATAGCACTCAATCTTCTGGGTGAAGCGGAAGATCGCACCCGGATCATGGATGGGATAGACATCGTTCGCAAGGTCGTCACAAACGGTCCGCTCAGTGAGATCATCGCCAGCGAACTTTTACCCGGGCCTTCGGTTCAGGATCGGACCGCTCTGGAAAAAGTGCTCCCCGTGGGCCTGGCCAGCTATGGGCACCCAACATCCACAGCCCCAATGGGCGGTGACAAAGATCCTCACGCTGTCCTCGACTGGCAAGGTCGCGTTCGCGGCGTCAAGAACCTTTGGGTAGCCGACGCCTCAATTTTCCCGGACGTCCCCTCTGTCGCGACCAATCCGACCGTCATCATGGCGGCCGAACGCATCAGCGACTGGATCTTAGGTTAA
- a CDS encoding FMN-dependent NADH-azoreductase, with protein sequence MTTILHIDSSILGGYSVSRALTAEIVDRQLALHPHAQVVRRDLVKDAALHLSDAHLAVFQGGAISSPALGQDLAVGSAYMDDLFAADVIVIGAPMYNFSIPSQLKGWVDRISVAGRTFRYTDKGPEGLVKGKKAYIASARGGVYTGDSPMATLDHQETYLRNALAFIGVTDVTIIRAEGLSLGDESKASAIAAAKAQIAAIAA encoded by the coding sequence ATGACAACGATCCTTCATATCGACTCAAGCATTCTCGGTGGTTACTCGGTCAGTCGCGCGCTGACGGCAGAAATTGTGGACAGGCAACTGGCTTTGCATCCCCATGCTCAAGTCGTTCGTCGTGACCTTGTCAAGGATGCCGCCCTGCACCTGTCGGATGCTCATCTGGCCGTATTTCAAGGCGGCGCAATCTCAAGCCCTGCACTTGGCCAAGACCTAGCGGTAGGCTCTGCCTATATGGATGATCTGTTCGCAGCCGACGTGATCGTCATAGGCGCGCCCATGTATAACTTCTCCATACCCTCACAACTCAAGGGCTGGGTCGATCGGATCTCCGTAGCCGGTCGTACCTTCCGATACACCGACAAAGGCCCCGAAGGACTGGTTAAAGGAAAGAAGGCCTATATCGCTTCGGCTCGTGGCGGGGTTTACACGGGCGATAGCCCCATGGCCACCCTGGACCATCAGGAAACCTACCTGCGCAACGCGCTGGCCTTCATCGGCGTGACGGACGTGACGATTATCCGGGCCGAAGGTCTTTCTCTGGGTGACGAAAGCAAGGCCTCAGCCATAGCCGCCGCCAAGGCGCAAATAGCGGCCATCGCCGCCTGA